TAAATAAATAAAATGCAGTATTTATGCGAGTTGTAGAGTTCTGCAACGAGCTAATAACAAGTGGATAAAGGGGGACAACATGAAAGGAATAGCTATATATGTGGTATTTATTATTTTTATAACTATAATCATTCCCATAGCATTAATAAAAGGATGTGATATAGGAACAGAGAATTATGAACATGAAATAAAAAAAATAAAAAAAGAAAATGAAATCTCTATATATAATGTAAAAACAAAAAAGGTAGAAAAAATGAAACTTGAGGAGTATATAAAAGGTGTAGTAGCGGCTGAAATGCCAGCTGAATTTCATATAGAAGCATTGAAGGCACAAGCGGTAGCAGCAAGAACATATGCCATATATCGTATACAGAAATATAAAAACGGACATCCTGACCATCCACAAGCTCCTTTATGTACTGGGATTCATTGTCAGGCTTGGTTATCTAAAGATGAGCTAAGGCAAGTACATTCTAGTAGTAAATGGATGTATGAGCATTGGCCTAAGATAGAAGAAGCTGTTGAGAGTACAAAGGGAATTATCATTACTTACGATGGTAAACCTATAGAACCTTTGTTTCACTCTACAAGTGGAGGTATGACAGAAGATTCAGAGAAAGTGTTTTTATCTAAAGTACCTTATTTAAGAAGTGTTGTAAGTCCATATGAAAAAGGAGCACCCAAGTTGAAAAGCTCTGTAACTATGACAGTAGATGAGTTTATACAAAAGATAGAAAGCAAGTATAATAACATAAAGCTTACAAAATCTACATTACCTAATAAAATTCAATTAATAGAAAGAAGTAAAAGTGGGCGTATAACCAAGTTAAGAATAGATAATACAATAGTTACTGGGCGTGAAATTAGAGAATTATTTAAATTGAATTCAACTAATTTCAAAATAACTATAAGAGGAAATGAGTTGAAAATAAATACTATAGGTAACGGTCATGGAGTAGGTATGAGTCAGTGGGGAGCAAATGGCATGGCTAAAAATGGAAGTACATATGATGAAATATTAAAACATTATTATACAGGAGTAGAACTTCATAATATTGCCGAGCAGTAATGCTCGGTTTTTTTACGATAATTTTAAAAAAACCACTTTGTAGCTTTTTTTAAAATTATGTATTAAATACTAAAATATGGACATACTACTAATGGAGGTGAGGTTATGGAGGAAAATAACAAAAACAGAAACTCCATTAAAGACAAAACAAAATCAAGTTTCCGTAGGCTCATTGATAAAGAGGGGTTTTATATTATTTTATTCTTATGTATATGTATAGTGGCTACCACAGCAGTTTGGGTGTCTAGAAATAATGTTAACAAATTAGATACTATTGAGAATAAACAGGATAACCAATTAGAACAAACAGATTTACCACAAAATAACTTTACAGAAGATTCAAATGAACAATATGAAGAAGCAAAGGAAGAAAACCCAAGTATTGAAGTAATGGAAACAACAGAAGATAAAAATATTCAAAACACAAAAGAAAAACCTGCTCAAGATAAGAATAAAGCTATAGAAACAGCTAATGTAGCTTCTGCCAACACAACTGCTAATGTCAAGAAAAAGTCGAAGCAAGAGATATTAAAATCTATGATGTTACCAGTCAATGGAAAGCTTTCTTTAGATTATGCAAAAGACAAGTTGGTTTATTCAAAAACTTTAGAACAATGGACAACTCACCTTGGCATAGATATTTCAGCAAAACAAGGTAGTGTAGTAAGGGCTGTATTGGATGGCACAGTAGCTAAGATTGAAAAAGATACTAGATTAGGAATAGTTATAACATTAAATCATGGAAATGGTATACAAACAAGATATGCTAATCTTTCAACGGATAGCATGGTAAAGGTGGGTCAAGCAGTGAAAAAAGGCGACCCAATAAGTGGAATAGGTAAAGGGGTAAGCTTTGAAATGGCACAAGGACCACATCTACACTTTGAAGTTTTAGTAGATGGAGAGCATGTTAATCCTAAATTATATTTACCTAAGTTTAACTAGTTAGAGATGTGAAAAAATGTTCTATTATGTTTAAATAATGCATATTAATGTAAAAAGACTCCAACACAACTCTTCAAAGGGGGTTAGATATGTGAAAGACTACATAGAAGAACGGGCTTTAGAGATTGCAAAGTATATAATAGAAGAAGAAGCTACTGTAAGACAAACAGCTAATATTTTTGGAGTAAGCAAGAGCACTGTACACAAGGATGTAACTGAACGCCTTCCTAGGATAAACCCTCTTGTGGCTGGAAAGGGAAAAAAGGTGCTTGATAAAAATAAGGCAGAGAGACATATCAGAGGTGGCAAAGCTACAAAAATGAAGTATAAAGCTATGAGTCAGCAGCGATAAACTATAAGACAATTTGATATACAGAGAGGAATAATACTTTCTACTTATAGTCTATAAGTAGAAAGTATTATTTTTTTGTTAAATAGAAAAATATAGAAGGATTTTTTTTAAGTTTATAGAATATGATATTTAGTATGTCTAAATCTCGGACTTCTTGAAAAAGAATTAAGATTAGATTCTTATATAAATTAATGATTCTGTATTTTCAGTAAATTTTACATAAAGGTTATAAATTCTTATTGGAAAAAATGATGGAATGGGGGATGAATATGTTTAGTATTAGAGCAGATATGGGCATAGATTTAGGGACGGCTAGTGTTTTAGTGTATATAAAGGGAAAGGGTATAGTTTTAAAGGAGCCTTCAGTAGTAGCTATTGAAAAAAATTCAAATAAAATTTTAGCTGTAGGAGAAGAAGCTAGAAGAATGTTAGGAAGAACTCCAGGTAATATAGTGGCAATAAGACCTCTAAGGGACGGAGTTATTTCAGATTTTGAAGTTACTGAGAGAATGCTAAAATATTTTATTCAAAAAGCAGCAGGTTCAACTTTGTTTAAACCTAGAATTATAGTGTGTGTACCAAGTGGAGTAACAGAAGTAGAAAAGAAAGCAGTATTAGATGCTAGCAATCAAGCAGGAGCTAAGAGTACACGCTTAATCGAAGAACCTATTGCTGCTGCCATAGGTGCAGGTCTGGATATATCTAAACCTAGTGGTAACATGATAGTAGATATCGGTGGAGGTACAACAGATATAGCAGTAATATCTTTAGGGGGAATAGTGGTAAGCAACTCTATAAAAATAGCTGGAGATAAATTTGATGAAGCGGTTGTTAGATATATAAGAAAGAGACATAATATAATGATAGGGGAGAGAAGCGCTGAAGATTTGAAAATAAATATAGGTACAGCTTATCCAAGAAAAAAGGAAGTTTACATGGATGTGAGAGGAAGAAACTTGGTAACTGGACTTCCTAAGAATATGAAGATATCTTCAACTGAAATGTTAGAAGCTTTAGAAGAGCCTGTGACAGCTATAGCAGACGCAGTTCATTCTGTGTTAGAGAGAACTCCACCTGAATTGTCTTCAGATATAAGTGATAGAGGTATTATTATGACTGGCGGCGGTGCATTATTATATGGTCTTGATAAACTTATTAGTGAGAGAACAGGAGTGCCTGTTAAAGTAGCAGAGGATGCAGTGTCATGTGTAGCTAAAGGGACAGGTATAGCATTAGATTCTTTAGATGAATTAGATAACGGAATGGCATCAGCAGATAGAAGAAGGGCATATTAAATTAATTTACAGTTGACAATTTACAATGGACAATTGAATTGGCTATTAGCCGGTAACTAAAGAAATTTTGTCAACCCAAACCAAGAACTGTAGACCAATAGAAATAGGACTAAAGCACTACATATAAATTAAAAAAATTGCATGAACTTGTCGATATAAATAACGGATACGAATAATTATGGGGTGAATTAAATGTTAAATGGTTTATACACATCTACTACGTCGTTAATAGTGAATCAAAAGAGAATGGACACTTTATCAAATAACTTAGCAAATATAAACACTACAGGTTATAAAAAAGACTTAGTTATTGCAAAGTCTTTTCCAGAGATGTTGTTAAGAAAAATTAATGACAAAACGGATATGAAATCTATTAAGTCCTTTAAAGGTATTAATGTTGAGCAAGAAGGAAATAAATTTAGAATGAACACACAAAATGCATTTTTTAAAGTACAAACAAAGGATGGCGTAGGATATACAAAAGCTCTTGAATTTACAATAGATGAAGAAGGATATTTAAGAACATTTTATAAAGATGGTAATGGTAACATTAAAACAAACGGTGAAGGTTATATTTTAGGCAAAAACGGGAAAATAAAAGTAGAGAATAGTAATGTACAAATAGACTCAAATGGGAACGTATTGTCAAATGGACAAGTGCTTGATAATCTTGTTGCATTACCCAATCCAAGTGTTATAGGAACTACGAGTGCAGGTGTTAAATTAGATAGAGTAGCAATAAATTTCAAACAGGGTAATATAAAGGAGACGGGAAATAACCTTGATTTTGCACTAAGAGGAGAAGGGTTTTTTAAAGTGCATACAGATAAGGGAACTATGTATACTAGAGATGGTTCATTTACATTAAATGAAAATGGTGAACTTATAACATCAGAAGGACACTTTGTATTAGGAAAATATGGCTCAATAATAGTAGATGGAGACAATTTTTCTATAAATAAGAATGGAGAAATAATAAAAGATGGACAAGTTATAGATAAATTAGATGTTGTAAGAATTAGCAATAAAGAGCATTTAAAAAAGCAAGGAAATAATTTATATAAAATAACAGAAGGAGTCCAGGCAGAAGAATTAGAATTTAATGGACAAGTTCTACAGGGATATTTAGAAAATTCAAATGTTGATGCGATAAAGGAAATGACTAATATGATTACTTTACTTAGAAATTACGAAGCTAGTCAAAAAGTAATGAGAATTCAAGATGAATTATTAGGTAAAGCAGTGAATGATATAGCGAGAATATAGAATTTAATTGACAGTCGGCAATTAAATTTGCTACTGGCTTAAATATATGAGTTATATTGTTTATATTTCGTTAATTTTAAATTTCTCTATAAACGAAAGGAGATATGGATTATGGTTAGGTCGCTATGGACTGCAGCTACAGGGATGAAGGCACAACAACTTAATATAGATACTATTTCTAACAATCTTGCAAATGTAAATACGACTTCATATAAGGCACAAAGAGTTGAGTTCAAAGATTTACTTTATGAAACTTTAAAGAAAGGAAATACAGAGGATGGAAAAGGTACTCCTGTAAATTTAGAAGTAGGTCATGGAGTTATGCCTTCTGCTACAACTAGAAATTTTAAGATGGGGAGCTTTCAGGAAACACAAAACCCATTAGATTTAGCTATAGATGGATATGCATTTTTTGCGGTAGCAAGTCCAAATGGTGAAATAAATTATACAAGAGATGGTAGTTTTAAGTTAAGTATAGATGATGACGAGGGTAAAATAACTACTTCAGAAGGATATTATGTACTAGATGATAGTGATAATGAAATAGTAATAGAAAGTGGAATGACAGATTTATCTATAGATGAATTAGGAAATATTACGGCTGTAGATGAAGATGGAGAAACAGTGGAGCTAGGAAGACTTAAACTAGTTAAATTTATGAATCCAGAAGGACTTATAAGTGAAGGACAAAACTTATATAGTGCAACTGCAAGCTCA
Above is a window of Caldisalinibacter kiritimatiensis DNA encoding:
- the spoIID gene encoding stage II sporulation protein D, coding for MKGIAIYVVFIIFITIIIPIALIKGCDIGTENYEHEIKKIKKENEISIYNVKTKKVEKMKLEEYIKGVVAAEMPAEFHIEALKAQAVAARTYAIYRIQKYKNGHPDHPQAPLCTGIHCQAWLSKDELRQVHSSSKWMYEHWPKIEEAVESTKGIIITYDGKPIEPLFHSTSGGMTEDSEKVFLSKVPYLRSVVSPYEKGAPKLKSSVTMTVDEFIQKIESKYNNIKLTKSTLPNKIQLIERSKSGRITKLRIDNTIVTGREIRELFKLNSTNFKITIRGNELKINTIGNGHGVGMSQWGANGMAKNGSTYDEILKHYYTGVELHNIAEQ
- a CDS encoding M23 family metallopeptidase, whose amino-acid sequence is MEENNKNRNSIKDKTKSSFRRLIDKEGFYIILFLCICIVATTAVWVSRNNVNKLDTIENKQDNQLEQTDLPQNNFTEDSNEQYEEAKEENPSIEVMETTEDKNIQNTKEKPAQDKNKAIETANVASANTTANVKKKSKQEILKSMMLPVNGKLSLDYAKDKLVYSKTLEQWTTHLGIDISAKQGSVVRAVLDGTVAKIEKDTRLGIVITLNHGNGIQTRYANLSTDSMVKVGQAVKKGDPISGIGKGVSFEMAQGPHLHFEVLVDGEHVNPKLYLPKFN
- the spoIIID gene encoding sporulation transcriptional regulator SpoIIID codes for the protein MKDYIEERALEIAKYIIEEEATVRQTANIFGVSKSTVHKDVTERLPRINPLVAGKGKKVLDKNKAERHIRGGKATKMKYKAMSQQR
- a CDS encoding rod shape-determining protein, with translation MFSIRADMGIDLGTASVLVYIKGKGIVLKEPSVVAIEKNSNKILAVGEEARRMLGRTPGNIVAIRPLRDGVISDFEVTERMLKYFIQKAAGSTLFKPRIIVCVPSGVTEVEKKAVLDASNQAGAKSTRLIEEPIAAAIGAGLDISKPSGNMIVDIGGGTTDIAVISLGGIVVSNSIKIAGDKFDEAVVRYIRKRHNIMIGERSAEDLKINIGTAYPRKKEVYMDVRGRNLVTGLPKNMKISSTEMLEALEEPVTAIADAVHSVLERTPPELSSDISDRGIIMTGGGALLYGLDKLISERTGVPVKVAEDAVSCVAKGTGIALDSLDELDNGMASADRRRAY
- a CDS encoding flagellar hook-basal body protein, with the translated sequence MLNGLYTSTTSLIVNQKRMDTLSNNLANINTTGYKKDLVIAKSFPEMLLRKINDKTDMKSIKSFKGINVEQEGNKFRMNTQNAFFKVQTKDGVGYTKALEFTIDEEGYLRTFYKDGNGNIKTNGEGYILGKNGKIKVENSNVQIDSNGNVLSNGQVLDNLVALPNPSVIGTTSAGVKLDRVAINFKQGNIKETGNNLDFALRGEGFFKVHTDKGTMYTRDGSFTLNENGELITSEGHFVLGKYGSIIVDGDNFSINKNGEIIKDGQVIDKLDVVRISNKEHLKKQGNNLYKITEGVQAEELEFNGQVLQGYLENSNVDAIKEMTNMITLLRNYEASQKVMRIQDELLGKAVNDIARI
- the flgG gene encoding flagellar basal-body rod protein FlgG; protein product: MVRSLWTAATGMKAQQLNIDTISNNLANVNTTSYKAQRVEFKDLLYETLKKGNTEDGKGTPVNLEVGHGVMPSATTRNFKMGSFQETQNPLDLAIDGYAFFAVASPNGEINYTRDGSFKLSIDDDEGKITTSEGYYVLDDSDNEIVIESGMTDLSIDELGNITAVDEDGETVELGRLKLVKFMNPEGLISEGQNLYSATASSGEPIEVKDDDTDYRILQGYLETSNVQVVEEMVKMITAQRAYEINSKSIQTSDEMMQMANNVRR